The following proteins are encoded in a genomic region of Prionailurus viverrinus isolate Anna chromosome E3, UM_Priviv_1.0, whole genome shotgun sequence:
- the MPV17L gene encoding mpv17-like protein, which produces MAGGWRALLRAARRYPWPTNVLLYAALFSAGDALQQRLRGGPADWQQTRRVATVAVTFHANFNYVWLRVLERALPGRAPRAVLAKVLCDQAIGGPVAVSAFYAGMSILQEKDDIFLDLKQKFWNTYKSGLMYWPFVQLTNFSLVPTHWRTAYTGLCGFLWATFLCFSQQSGDGTFKSAFTFLHVKEAGAVERPPEK; this is translated from the exons ATGGCGGGTGGGTGGCGGGCGCTGCTGCGCGCTGCCCGGCGCTACCCGTGGCCCACGAACGTGCTGCTCTACGCGGCGCTCTTCTCCGCCGGCGACGCGCTGCAGCAGCGGCTACGGGGCGGTCCGGCCGACTGGCAGCAGACGCGGCGCGTGGCCACCGTGGCCGTGACCTTCCACGCCAACTTCAACTACGTATGGCTGCGCGTGCTGGAGCGCGCGCTGCCCGGCCGTGCTCCGCGCGCCGTGCTGGCCAAGGTGCTGTGCGATCAGGCGATCGGCGGGCCCGTGGCCGTCTCGGCCTTCTATGCCG GCATGAGTATTCTCCAGGAAAAGGATGACATATTTTTGGACctgaaacagaaattctggaataCGTACAAG AGTGGTCTGATGTACTGGCCCTTTGTGCAG CTGACCAACTTCAGCTTGGTTCCCACGCACTGGAGGACAGCTTACACTGGACTTTGTGGTTTTCTGTGGGCTACCTTCCTCTGCTTTTCACAACAGAGCGGTGATGGCACGTTCAAGTCTGCTTTCACCTTCCTTCATGTGAAAGAGGCCGGTGCCGTTGAAAGGCCTCCCGAGAAATGA